One Peromyscus leucopus breed LL Stock chromosome 20, UCI_PerLeu_2.1, whole genome shotgun sequence genomic region harbors:
- the Ttll1 gene encoding probable tubulin polyglutamylase TTLL1 has product MAGRVKWVTDIEKSVLINNFEKRGWIQVTENEDWNFYWMSVQTIRNVFSVETGYRLSDDQIVNHFPNHYELTRKDLMVKNIKRYRKELEKEGSPLAEKDENGKYLYLDFVPVTYMLPADYNLFVEEFRKSPSSTWIMKPCGKAQGKGIFLINKLSQIKKWSRDSKTSSFVSQSTKEAYVISLYINNPLLIGGRKFDLRLYVLVSTYRPLRCYMYKLGFCRFCTVKYTPSTSELDNMFVHLTNVAIQKHGEDYNHIHGGKWTVNNLRLYLESTRGREVTSKLFDEIHWIIVQSLKAVAPVMNNDKHCFECYGYDIIIDDKLKPWLIEVNASPSLTSSTANDRILKYNLINDTLNIAVPNGEIPDCKWNKSPPKEVLGNYEILYDEELAQGDGADRELRSRPGQPVGPRAGRSRESGRNVLTTWK; this is encoded by the exons ATGGCGGGAAGGGTGAAGTGGGTCACTGACATTGAGAAGTCAGTGCTGATCAACAACTTTGAGAAGAGAGGGTGGATCCAAGTGACAGAGAATGAAGATTGGAATTTCTACTG GATGAGCGTGCAGACCATTCGCAATGTGTTCAGTGTGGAAACTGGGTACCGGCTCTCAGATGACCAGATCGTCAACCACTTCCCCAACCACTATGAACTGACCCGCAAGGACCTGATGGTGAAGAACATTAAGAGATACAGGAAGGaactggagaaggaaggaagtccTCTGGCCGAGAAAGACGAGAATGGGAAATACCTCTATCTGG ACTTTGTCCCCGTCACCTACATGCTCCCCGCTGACTACAACCTGTTTGTGGAGGAATTCCGGAAGAGCCCATCCAGCACCTGGATCATGAAGCCTTGCGGCAAAGCCCAGGGGAAGGGCATCTTCCTTATCAACAAGCTCTCACAGATCAAAAAGTGGTCCCGGGACAGCAAGACGTCCTC GTTTGTGTCTCAGTCCACAAAAGAAGCTTACGTGATCTCCCTCTATATCAATAACCCGTTACTCATCGGCGGGAGGAAATTTGACCTACGGCTCTATGTCCTGGTATCCACATACCGCCCACTGCGCTGCTACAT GTACAAGCTTGGCTTCTGCCGTTTCTGCACGGTGAAGTACACCCCGAGCACCAGCGAGCTGGACAACATGTTTGTCCACCTTACCAATGTAGCCATCCAGAAGCACGGG gAGGACTACAACCATATCCACGGTGGCAAGTGGACTGTCAACAACCTGCGACTCTACCTGGAGAGCACCCGAGGCAGAGAGGTGACCAGCAAACTGTTTGACGAAATCCACTGGATCATCGTGCAGTCTCTCAAGGCTGTGGCG CCAGTGATGAACAATGACAAGCACTGCTTTGAATGCTACGGCTACGACATCATCATCGACGACAAGCTGAAGCCCTGGCTGATCGAG GTTAACGCGTCCCCGTCTCTCACCTCCAGCACCGCCAACGATCGGATCCTTAAGTACAACCTGATCAACGACACCCTCAACATCGCGGTCCCCAACGGCGAGATTCCCGACTGCAAGTGGAACAAGTCTCCTCCCAAGGAAGTTCTCGGCAACTATGAAATCCT GTACGACGAGGAGCTGGCCCAGGGTGACGGGGCTGACAGAGAGCTCAGAAGCCGCCCAGGCCAGCCCGTGGGGCCCAGAGCAGGCCGCTCGAGAGAGTCGGGGAGAAATGTCCTCACGACCTGGAAGTGA